The Vicinamibacterales bacterium genomic sequence CTTGCGCAGGGCAATGGTGCGTGGTATGATTGAGCGTAATTCCTTTCAATTCAACACTTTAGGGACTCATTCTCCGTAGAGGTCCGCCCGCCGCCGTGTCCCATCCTGCCATCCGCCGAGAGGTCCTGCCCAATGGGCTTCGGCTGGTCACAGAGCGCATGCCTCACGTGCGTTCGGTGAGCATCGGCGTGTGGCTCACCCGCGGATCGCGGCACGAGCCACGCGCGCACGAAGGAATCGCCCACTTCGTCGAGCACATGCTCTTCAAGGGCACGCGGCGTCGAACCGCCGAAGACATCGCCCAGCAGGTCGACTCGATAGGCGGGCATCTCGACGCCTTCACCTCGAAGGAGTACGCCGGCTACTACATCAAGGTGCTCGACGAGCACATGCCCCTCGCGGTCGACGTGCTCTCGGACCTCGTCACCTCGCCGAAGTTCGACCCCGCCGAGATCGAGCGCGAGAAAAAGGTCGTGCTCGAAGAGATCAAGATGGTCGAGGACACGCCCGACGATCTCGTGCACGAGATCTTCGCCGGCGCGCTCTGGCCAGGACATCCGCTCGGGCGCCCCATCCTCGGCCTGCCCGAGACCGTATCGGCGCTGGACGCCGGAACGCTGCGGGAGTACTTCGACGACACCTACACGGCCGGGAATTTCGTCGTCTCCGCCGTCGGCAACCTGGAACACGAGCGCGTTCGCGACATCCTCTCTGATGCGTTCCCCCTCGCCGCGCGCCCCGCGCATCCCCGAGCCGAGGCCCCGCCCAGTCCTGCCCTTGACGTCGTGCTCCGGGACAAGGAGATCGAGCAGAGCCACGT encodes the following:
- a CDS encoding pitrilysin family protein; translated protein: MSHPAIRREVLPNGLRLVTERMPHVRSVSIGVWLTRGSRHEPRAHEGIAHFVEHMLFKGTRRRTAEDIAQQVDSIGGHLDAFTSKEYAGYYIKVLDEHMPLAVDVLSDLVTSPKFDPAEIEREKKVVLEEIKMVEDTPDDLVHEIFAGALWPGHPLGRPILGLPETVSALDAGTLREYFDDTYTAGNFVVSAVGNLEHERVRDILSDAFPLAARPAHPRAEAPPSPALDVVLRDKEIEQSHVCLGGPALAHGDQDRYVAYALNTMLGGSMSSRLFQNVREKRALAYSVFSSLTTYRDAGAVTIYAGCANEAVHELVDVVMAELRRLKSEPLAPGELQRAKDHLKGSLMLSLESTSSRMTHLARQEIYGDTDESLDGMLRAIDGVTEADVLQVAHRLFPTGSLGLTVLGGGALHTVAPGQLALA